A portion of the Canis lupus baileyi chromosome 6, mCanLup2.hap1, whole genome shotgun sequence genome contains these proteins:
- the INTS3 gene encoding integrator complex subunit 3, whose protein sequence is MELQKGKGAAAAAASGAAGGGGGAGAGAPGGGRLLLSTSLDAKDELEERLERCMSIVTSMTTGVSEREANDALNAHVCKGPPQHEEICLGLFTLVLTEPAQAQKCYRDLALVSRDGMNIVLNKINQILMEKYLKLQDTCRTQLVWLVRELVKSGVLGADGVCMTFMKQIAGGDVTAKNIWLAESVLDILTEQREWVLKSSILIAMAVYTYLRLIVDHHGTAQLQALRQKEVDFCMSLLRERFMECLMIGRDLVRLLQNVARIPEFELLWKDIIHNPQALSPQFTGILQLLQSRTSRKFLACRLTPDMETKLLFMTSRVRFGQQKRYQDWFQRQYLSTPDSQSLRCDLIRYICGVVHPSNEVLSSDILPRWAIIGWLLTTCTSNVAASNAKLALFYDWLFFSPDKDSIMNIEPAILVMHHSMKPHPAITATLLDFMCRIIPNFYPPLEGHVRQGVFSSLNHIVEKRVLAHLAPLFDNPKLDKELRAMLREKFPEFCSSPSPPVEVKLEEPVSVEMDNHMSDKDEGCYDNAEAAFSDDEEDLGSRGKKREFRFHPIKETVVEEPVDITPYLDQLDESLRDKVLQLQKGSDTEAQCEVMQEIVDQVLEEDFDSEQLSVLASCLQELFKAHFRGEVLPEEITEESLEESVGKPLYLIFRNLCQMQEDNSSFSLLLDLLSELYQKQPKIGYHLLYYLRASKAAAGKMNLYESFAQATQLGDLHTCLMMDMKACQEDDVRLLCHLTPSIYTEFPDETLRSGELLNMIVAVIDSAQLQELVCHVMMGNLVMFRKDSVLNILIQSLDWETFEQYCAWQLFLAHNIPLETIIPILQHLKYKEHPEALSCLLLQLRREKPSEEMVKMVLSRPCHPDDQFTTSILRHWCMKHDELLAEHIKSLLIKNNSLPRKRQSLRSSSSKLAQLTLEQILEHLDNLRLNLTNTKQNFFSQTPILQALQHVQASCDEAHKMKFSDLFSLAEEYEDSSTKPPKSRRKAALSSPRSRKNATQPPNAEEESGSSSASEEEDTKPKPTKRKRKGSSAVGSDSD, encoded by the exons ATGGAGTTACAGAAGGGAAagggggcagcagcagcagctgcttcGGGAGCAgcgggaggtggaggaggagcgGGAGCAGGAGCCCCAGGAGGGGGGAGGCTGCTACTTTCCACCAGTTTGGATGCCAAGGATGAGTTAGAGGAG AGATTAGAAAGATGCATGAGCATTGTGACATCGATGACTACTGGTGTCTCAGAGAGGGAGGCCAATGATGCCCTCAATGCTCAC GTATGCAAAGGCCCCCCACAGCATGAGGAAATCTGCCTGGGCCTCTTCACCCTCGTCCTCACTGAACCTGCCCAAGCTCAAAAG TGTTACCGGGACTTGGCTCTGGTGAGTCGTGATGGCATGAATATCGTCCTGAATAAGATCAACCAGATACTCATGGAGAAGTACCTGAAGTTGCAGGATACCTGCCGTACTCAG TTGGTGTGGTTGGTACGGGAACTAGTGAAGAGTGGGGTTCTGGGAGCCGATGGTGTGTGCATGACATTCATGAAGCAGATTGCCG GTGGAGATGTTACTGCAAAAAATATCTGGTTGGCAGAGAGTGTCCTGGATATCTTGACAGAACAGAG GGAGTGGGTGCTGAAGAGCAGCATCCTCATTGCCATGGCTGTTTACACATACCTCCGTCTCATCGTCGACCACCACGGGACTgcccagctccaggccctgcgGCAGAAGGAAGTAGACTTTTGCATGTCACTGCTTCGGGAACGG TTCATGGAATGTTTGATGATTGGCCGGGACCTCGTACGACTACTTCAGAATGTTGCTAGGATACCAGAATTTGAACTGCTTTGGAAAGATATTATCCATAACCCTCAGGCTTTAAGTCCTCAGTTCACAG GTATCCTGCAGCTTCTTCAGTCAAGAACATCCCGAAAATTCCTAGCATGTCGTCTGACCCCTGACATGGAGACTAAGCTCCTCTTCATGACCTCTCGG GTGCGGTTTGGTCAACAGAAGCGTTACCAGGACTGGTTCCAGCGCCAGTACCTGTCCACCCCAGACAGTCAATCTCTGCGCTGTGACCTCATCCGCTACATCTGTGGGGTTGTTCACCCTTCTAACGAAGTGCTGAGTTCCGATATCTTGCCCCGATGGGCCATCATCGGTTGGCTCCTGACAACGTGCACG TCCAATGTCGCTGCCTCCAATGCAAAGCTGGCCTTGTTTTACGACTGGCTGTTCTTTAGCCCAGACAAGGATAGCATCATGAACATAG aaccAGCTATCCTGGTCATGCACCACTCCATGAAGCCACACCCAGCTATCACCGCCACACTCCTGGACTTCATGTGCCGT atCATTCCCAACTTCTATCCACCATTGGAGGGCCATGTGCGACAGGGTGTGTTCTCCTCCCTCAACCACATTGTGGAGAAACGGGTCTTGGC GCATTTGGCTCCTCTGTTTGACAATCCTAAATTGGATAAGGAGCTGCGGGCAATGCTGAGGGAGAAGTTTCCTGAGTTCTGTAGTTCGCCCAGCCCACCCGTGGAAG TCAAACTTGAGGAACCGGTTTCTGTGGAGATGGATAACCACATGTCCGACAAGGATGAGGGTTGCTACGACAACGCAGAGGCAGCCTTCAGTGACGATGAGGAAGACCTGGGCAGCAGAG GAAAGAAGAGGGAGTTTCGCTTCCACCCTATCAAGGAGACAGTTGTGGAGGAGCCGGTTGATATCACCCCTTACCTTGACCAACTGGATGAGTCCCTCAGGGACAAAGTGCTCCAGCtccagaaggggag TGACACTGAGGCCCAGTGTGAGGTCATGCAGGAAATCGTGGACCAGGTCCTAGAG GAAGACTTTGACTCCGAGCAACTGTCCGTCCTTGCTTCCTGCCTGCAGGAGCTCTTCAAGGCACACTTTCGAGGGGAGGTGTTACCAGAGGAGATCACTGAGGA GTCCCTGGAGGAGTCTGTGGGGAAGCCTCTCTACCTAATATTTAG GAACCTGTGCCAGATGCAGGAAGACAACAGcagcttctctctgcttctggatCTTCTCTCTGAGCTTTATCAGAAACAGCCCAAGATTGGCTACCACCTGCTGTACTATCTGAGGGCCAG CAAAGCCGCTGCTGGGAAGATGAACCTGTACGAGTCATTTgcccaggccacacagctgggTGATCTGCACACCTGCTTAATGATGGACATGAAGGCCTGCCAAGAGGATGACGTGCGACTGCTGTGCCACCTAACACCCTCCATCTACACGGAG TTTCCAGATGAGACTTTGCGGAGTGGTGAGCTGCTGAACATGATCGTGGCTGTTATCGACTCTGCACAG ctccagGAGTTGGTCTGCCACGTGATGATGGGGAACCTGGTTATGTTTCGAAAGGACTCTGTCCTCAACATACTCA TCCAGAGCCTGGACTGGGAGACCTTTGAGCAGTACTGTGCCTGGCAGCTCTTTCTGGCCCACAACATCCCCCTGGAGACCATAATCCCCATCCTGCAGCATCTCAAATACAAAG AGCATCCGGAGGCCCTGTCCTGCCTGCTGCTTCAGCTCCGAAGAGAGAA GCCGAGTGAGGAGATGGTGAAGATGGTATTGAGCAGACCCTGCCACCCCGACGACCAGTTCACCACCAGCATCCTGAGGCACTGGTGCATGAAGCATGATGAGCTGCTGGCTGAGCACATCAAGTCCCTGCTCATCAAGAACAACAGCCTCCCCCGcaagaggcagag CCTGAGGAGCTCCAGCAGCAAGCTGGCCCAGCTGACTCTGGAGCAGATCCTCGAGCACTTGGACAACCTGCGTCTCAACCTGACCAACACCAAACAGAACT TTTTTAGCCAGACTCCGATTCTCCAGGCCCTGCAGCACGTCCAGGCTAGCTGTGATGAGGCCCACAAGATGAA GTTCAGCGATCTCTTTTCTCTGGCTGAGGAATATGAGGACTCATCCACCAAGCCACCCAAGAGCCGGAGGAAAGCAGCTCTGTCCAGCCCCCGCAGTCGGAAGAATGCCACCCAGCCCCCCAATGCCGAGGAAGAGTCAGGCTCTAGCAGTGCCTCG GAGGAAGAAGACACAAAACCGAAGCCCACCAAGCGGAAACGGAAAGGCTCCTCTGCAGTGGGGTCTGACAGTGACTGA